A genomic window from Flavobacterium phycosphaerae includes:
- a CDS encoding glycoside hydrolase family 16 protein, which produces MIKYVFILLFSIGCFGQSNQRKLIWQEDFNGKELNNNTWNFEMGDGCPEVCGWGNNEKQVYTQNNHTLVEGNLIITINKEGDKYTSTRITTAGKKEFMYGRIEVRAKIPTGKGIWPAFWMLGSNIKKVGWPLCGEIDILEYVGREPNKVFTSLHTQASHGNTINTKVTEIKTIEEGFHVYAIDWTKDKIEFFVDQQSVYVFAPEVKNEITWPYNQPFYFIVNTAVGGNFGGHDIDDTIFPQEFVIDYIKVYQ; this is translated from the coding sequence ATGATAAAGTATGTTTTTATACTGTTGTTTTCTATAGGTTGTTTTGGACAGTCGAATCAAAGAAAATTGATTTGGCAGGAAGATTTTAACGGAAAAGAACTAAACAATAATACTTGGAATTTTGAAATGGGAGATGGTTGTCCTGAGGTATGCGGTTGGGGAAATAATGAAAAGCAAGTTTATACCCAAAACAATCATACCCTTGTTGAGGGTAATCTAATCATAACCATTAATAAAGAAGGAGATAAATATACCTCTACTAGAATTACCACGGCTGGAAAAAAAGAGTTCATGTATGGCAGGATAGAAGTCAGAGCTAAAATTCCAACCGGAAAAGGAATATGGCCTGCATTTTGGATGCTGGGTTCTAATATTAAAAAGGTAGGTTGGCCGCTATGTGGAGAAATCGATATTTTAGAATATGTTGGTCGGGAGCCGAATAAAGTTTTTACCTCTCTACACACTCAAGCCAGTCACGGTAATACCATCAATACTAAAGTAACCGAAATAAAAACGATTGAAGAAGGCTTTCATGTATATGCTATCGACTGGACAAAAGATAAAATTGAATTTTTTGTTGACCAACAATCGGTTTATGTATTTGCTCCTGAAGTCAAAAATGAAATTACTTGGCCTTATAATCAGCCTTTTTATTTTATTGTTAATACCGCCGTTGGAGGAAACTTTGGGGGGCATGATATTGATGATACTATATTTCCGCAAGAATTTGTTATTGATTATATCAAAGTATATCAATAA
- a CDS encoding RagB/SusD family nutrient uptake outer membrane protein — translation MLLFTISLSCTDDFVDRTPEYSIDSENYFNSEADYKNALIAAYDMLQSSYINVLMGEIASDNTLSGGESANDVIGIQQIDEMTHTPVNSNLKDLWNWMFAGVQRANYILEFKDKTDFEGKEQIIAEARFLRAYYQFELVKWFGPIPMKGDARFKLNDEKSIPRSPVSEVYASIQSDLIFAVAHLSAVAPQTGRATKGAAQALLGKVYLYQDKFVDSANVLDELITSNTYSLVTDYNSIFENNGENGSESVFEVQYSDAEGASFGCLQCSEGNVAVGFNGIRNYSGPLFDSGYSFNVPTQEAYDAYEVGDKRRDVAILNIETWAAANTSFNNGAGVSYGTGYKHTGFYNRKYLARQGDANLGDQNLTNPNNYRAIRYADVLLMAAEANNRGGIDDAKARFYLNQVRRRAFGDTNHDISSSGGALTDFILEERRLELMGEGHRFFDLVRTGRAAQKIAGFSPNKNELFPLPIEEIQFSNGNWQQNQGY, via the coding sequence ATGCTTTTGTTTACAATCAGTCTTTCTTGCACCGATGATTTCGTGGACAGAACTCCTGAATACTCTATCGATTCTGAAAACTATTTCAATTCTGAAGCCGATTACAAGAATGCATTAATTGCGGCTTATGATATGCTGCAGTCTTCCTATATCAATGTTTTAATGGGGGAAATTGCCTCAGATAATACCTTGTCAGGCGGAGAAAGTGCTAACGATGTCATCGGGATTCAACAGATTGATGAAATGACACACACTCCGGTAAACAGCAACTTGAAAGATTTATGGAACTGGATGTTTGCCGGTGTACAACGCGCTAATTATATCTTAGAATTTAAAGATAAAACTGATTTCGAAGGGAAAGAACAAATCATAGCCGAAGCCCGATTTTTGAGAGCATATTACCAGTTTGAGTTGGTAAAATGGTTTGGTCCAATTCCAATGAAAGGAGACGCACGATTCAAACTCAATGATGAAAAAAGTATTCCACGCTCTCCTGTTTCAGAAGTTTATGCTTCAATTCAGAGTGATTTGATTTTTGCAGTTGCTCATTTAAGTGCCGTGGCGCCTCAAACTGGAAGAGCCACCAAAGGAGCAGCACAAGCACTATTAGGGAAAGTGTATTTGTATCAAGATAAATTTGTGGATTCAGCCAATGTTTTAGATGAATTAATTACTTCTAATACTTATTCTTTGGTAACGGATTATAATTCTATTTTTGAAAATAATGGAGAAAATGGCTCCGAATCTGTTTTTGAAGTGCAATATTCTGATGCAGAAGGAGCCAGTTTTGGATGTCTTCAGTGTAGTGAAGGGAATGTAGCCGTAGGATTCAACGGAATTCGTAACTATTCCGGACCTCTCTTTGACTCGGGTTACAGTTTTAATGTACCAACACAAGAGGCTTATGATGCTTATGAAGTAGGAGATAAAAGAAGAGATGTCGCCATTCTAAATATTGAAACTTGGGCAGCTGCCAATACCTCATTCAACAATGGAGCCGGGGTTAGTTACGGAACAGGATACAAACATACCGGGTTCTATAATAGAAAATACTTAGCTCGTCAAGGGGATGCCAATTTAGGCGATCAGAATTTAACCAATCCTAACAATTACAGAGCGATTCGCTATGCGGATGTCTTATTAATGGCAGCAGAAGCTAACAACCGTGGAGGGATTGATGATGCCAAAGCGCGTTTTTATCTAAATCAAGTAAGACGAAGAGCCTTTGGTGATACCAACCACGATATCAGTTCGTCAGGCGGCGCTTTAACCGATTTTATTTTGGAAGAGAGAAGATTAGAATTAATGGGTGAAGGTCATCGCTTTTTTGATTTGGTGAGAACGGGAAGAGCCGCTCAAAAAATAGCAGGATTTTCTCCAAATAAGAACGAATTATTTCCATTGCCTATCGAAGAGATTCAGTTTTCAAACGGTAATTGGCAACAAAATCAAGGATATTAA
- a CDS encoding triple tyrosine motif-containing protein translates to MVTQTIVFFKGFLRIMALMLLFSSLCLAQELPPIVKYSPSVYSAGNQNWMIAQDKKHFMFFANNEGLLEFNGSNWTLYPSPNETIIRSVKVIDEKIYTGCYMEFGYWTRQRSGQLKYFSLSKDIKNKVLDDEQFWTILNFDQWVLFQSLNRIYVYDTKLKKFSIITPRTTIIKAFKTENGLYYQTFSDGLYEIENGQSKLISKDETVVKNKIVGVFKSNEGLSILTQNHGFFEYTKKGITPQVTNIDADLKSSSVYSCERLSDGGYVLGTVSNGIFILSKELNLSFHITQNKGLSNNTALSLYEDNDKNLWIGLDNGINCINLQSPIKSFSDDTGILGTVYTSIVFKDKLYIGTNQGLFYKTYKTDEQFKFVAGTKGQVWSLFQYNGTLFCGHDSGTFIVNEDTAKNIFYQSGTWKFEPMPGRKDVLFQGNYFGISILKQENNQWVYKNKFKGFDYSAKYFEVTANLDFYVSHEYKGVFRFHGDTKLENAQNVYTYNSPKKGKNASLVKYNNTIYYAYKEGIFKLNPKDKKFVKDETLSDVFDKGEYTSGKLIVDKSNKIWLFTKNYINYFSSGKLSTQLKKNIIPIPASLTNSMLGYENISQLSNSTYLIGTTDGYYTLNIDDLSFKNYSVSITAILSNKINKHPLNSSISEAGEFKYDENNLTFGYTVPEYNKYINAEYQYLLEGVQDDWSEWSSKSSVNFKNLSPGTYTFKVRAKIANSAPENVAVYTFTILKPWYATNFALLIYLLLTLYLAYFINKTYKDYYQRQREKLIEENNLLLEIKELENNQQLMMVRNEQLTKDVDSKSKELAVSTMNLIKKNELLSLIKEDLKKTSEEGNRNVKSVITTINKNINEEDTWNVFKEAFDNADKDFLKKMKQAHPSLTPNDLRLCAYLRLNLSSKEVAPLLNISVRSVEIKRYRLRKKMDLPHEQGLVEYILSI, encoded by the coding sequence ATGGTAACCCAAACAATAGTATTTTTCAAAGGATTTTTAAGAATAATGGCTTTGATGCTATTGTTTTCTTCTTTATGCTTGGCTCAAGAGCTACCTCCTATAGTAAAATATTCACCATCAGTATATTCAGCAGGCAATCAAAATTGGATGATAGCTCAGGATAAAAAGCATTTCATGTTTTTTGCTAACAATGAGGGACTGCTGGAATTTAATGGTTCAAATTGGACACTTTATCCTTCACCAAATGAAACCATCATTCGCTCTGTGAAAGTTATCGATGAGAAAATATATACCGGCTGTTATATGGAGTTTGGATACTGGACGAGACAACGCAGCGGACAATTGAAGTATTTTTCATTAAGCAAAGACATCAAAAATAAAGTGCTTGATGACGAACAATTTTGGACTATACTTAACTTTGATCAATGGGTGCTTTTTCAATCCTTAAACCGAATTTATGTATATGACACAAAGCTGAAAAAATTCTCGATAATTACTCCCAGAACTACCATCATTAAAGCTTTTAAAACAGAAAACGGACTTTATTATCAAACATTTTCGGATGGATTATATGAAATAGAAAATGGACAAAGTAAATTAATTTCTAAAGATGAAACCGTCGTAAAAAATAAAATTGTCGGGGTTTTTAAATCCAATGAGGGGCTTTCTATTTTAACGCAAAACCATGGTTTTTTTGAATATACCAAAAAAGGGATTACCCCTCAAGTTACTAATATTGATGCCGATTTGAAGTCAAGCAGTGTATACAGTTGTGAGAGACTTTCCGACGGTGGATATGTGTTAGGAACGGTTTCTAACGGAATTTTTATTCTTTCCAAAGAACTAAATCTTAGTTTTCATATTACTCAAAATAAAGGATTGAGCAATAATACAGCGTTGTCACTTTATGAAGATAATGACAAAAATCTGTGGATTGGATTGGATAACGGCATTAATTGCATCAATCTACAATCGCCAATTAAGAGTTTCTCTGATGATACAGGGATTTTGGGAACCGTATATACTTCTATTGTCTTTAAGGATAAATTGTATATTGGTACCAATCAAGGATTATTTTATAAAACCTACAAAACAGATGAGCAGTTCAAATTTGTAGCCGGAACTAAAGGACAAGTTTGGTCTTTGTTTCAATATAACGGGACTCTATTTTGCGGTCATGATTCTGGAACTTTTATTGTCAATGAGGATACGGCAAAAAATATATTTTACCAATCAGGAACCTGGAAATTCGAACCCATGCCGGGTAGAAAAGATGTTTTGTTTCAAGGAAATTATTTTGGCATATCCATACTAAAACAAGAGAACAATCAATGGGTTTATAAAAATAAATTCAAAGGATTTGATTATTCGGCTAAATATTTTGAAGTAACTGCTAACCTGGATTTTTATGTAAGCCATGAATATAAAGGCGTCTTCAGGTTTCATGGGGATACAAAGCTCGAGAACGCACAGAATGTTTATACCTACAACAGTCCCAAAAAAGGGAAAAATGCCAGCTTGGTCAAATACAATAACACCATTTATTATGCCTACAAAGAAGGAATATTTAAACTCAATCCGAAGGATAAAAAATTTGTAAAAGATGAAACACTAAGCGATGTTTTTGATAAAGGAGAATATACTTCTGGTAAATTGATTGTCGACAAGTCCAATAAAATATGGCTTTTTACTAAAAATTACATCAATTATTTCTCTTCCGGCAAATTGAGTACTCAACTGAAAAAGAATATTATTCCTATTCCGGCTTCTTTGACCAATTCCATGCTCGGATATGAAAACATCAGTCAATTGTCCAATTCAACCTATTTAATTGGGACCACCGATGGTTATTATACCCTTAATATTGACGACTTGAGTTTTAAGAATTATAGTGTTTCCATTACCGCTATTTTAAGTAATAAAATTAACAAGCATCCACTCAATTCATCCATTAGCGAGGCGGGAGAATTTAAATATGATGAAAACAATTTAACTTTCGGTTATACGGTTCCGGAGTATAACAAATACATCAACGCCGAATACCAATACCTTTTAGAAGGAGTTCAAGACGATTGGAGTGAATGGAGTTCCAAATCATCGGTCAATTTTAAAAATTTATCACCGGGAACTTACACTTTTAAAGTTAGAGCCAAAATAGCCAATTCCGCTCCCGAGAATGTTGCGGTGTATACTTTTACTATTTTAAAACCTTGGTATGCTACTAATTTTGCCTTACTTATTTACCTTTTGTTGACCTTATATTTGGCCTATTTTATAAATAAAACCTACAAGGATTATTATCAAAGACAAAGAGAGAAGTTGATAGAAGAAAATAATCTTTTACTGGAAATAAAAGAACTTGAAAACAATCAACAATTAATGATGGTAAGAAATGAGCAATTGACCAAAGATGTTGATAGTAAAAGTAAAGAATTGGCGGTTTCTACTATGAATTTGATTAAGAAAAACGAATTGTTGTCTCTTATTAAAGAAGATTTAAAAAAGACATCTGAAGAAGGCAATCGCAACGTAAAATCGGTTATTACTACTATTAATAAAAACATAAACGAAGAAGACACTTGGAACGTGTTCAAAGAAGCTTTTGATAATGCCGACAAAGATTTTCTAAAAAAAATGAAACAAGCACATCCGTCTTTAACGCCCAATGATTTACGTCTTTGTGCTTATCTTCGTCTTAATTTGTCTTCTAAAGAAGTAGCACCATTACTCAACATCTCGGTTAGAAGTGTAGAAATAAAACGATATCGTTTGCGTAAAAAAATGGATTTACCTCATGAGCAAGGTCTTGTAGAATATATTTTGTCAATATAA
- a CDS encoding SusC/RagA family TonB-linked outer membrane protein — translation MKSKLLLFTILFLSWTGYSQFLEISGTVIDVKTKIPLTGVNITVKNSSKGTITDFDGNFKLPGVPKGAKVIFSYLGYDSFEVTVTKDDNIQVGLKEDSKSLDEVVVLGYGTKKKRDLTGAVAIVSAKTIEDLKPIKVEQALQGTVAGVNVTSQSGSPGAGLDIRIRGVSSNGNNAPLVIIDGYVGDLGILNPNDIESISILKDAQAAIYGALGANGIINVTTKSGRKNSKVKVTFNTYTGTQETTKKLNLLNATEYALLLNESYVNGGQPLPYPNVSGLGSGTNWQNEVFNKAPIISNDFSISGGSEKITYAFSGSDLKQEGIIGGGKSDFKRSTARLALGADLSSKIKVQSNIIYTYFDRDALNESGLGSVLFNAINVPSTLSVYNADGAYTLVPSSTGYGIEIINPLAQIENTYNDYKFRKLNGSFAIDYDVVNHFKLTSRIGFNNANSKSKSFAKEVNYGGKVFDVTRSSVSQGAVNDNDYTFDLYGAYENIFAEKHKVKVTLGTTVFREFGSGLFGTGYDVPNNSWDYADISLATGTGASGSRDVSSYAYDERRLSHFGRLEYDYKGKYLFSALIRRDVSTKFGPDNRVAYFPSFTAGWVISDESFFKKSDYINFLKLRMSYGKLGNDRIGNNRYVGSLSGEATYVLNGTLVNGVAVGVLPNTAIKWEADEKFDIGLDMKLWKEKIDVTLDYFNDTRNDLLIEGTPVSGISGVYAPGSGAPTYNAGTVRNTGLEFSVNYKDNITDDLKFGIGYNITTLKNKVLEVNNATGYQEGGAFGVGQPAPARMEVGHAIGYFYGLQAAGIFQNQAEIDAAPNQTALGSATSPGDIRFKDINGDGVITLADRTDLGNPIPEVTMGLNINFTYKNFDFMAYSYASIGNEMVRNYERTLANVNRLNYVLDRWTGEGTSNSVPRVTTAATNNNLFSSYFVEDASFLRIQNVQLGYTLPSKISEKIGVNKVRLYTSVNNLYTFTKYRGFDPAATNGSAIGGGIDYGFYPQPKTFIVGLNVNF, via the coding sequence ATGAAATCTAAATTATTACTATTTACGATTCTTTTTCTCTCTTGGACAGGATATTCACAATTTCTAGAAATTAGTGGAACGGTAATCGATGTTAAAACAAAAATTCCGCTGACTGGTGTTAATATTACAGTCAAAAATTCATCGAAAGGGACAATTACTGATTTTGACGGAAACTTCAAACTGCCCGGCGTGCCTAAAGGGGCTAAAGTTATTTTTAGTTATTTAGGTTACGACAGTTTTGAAGTAACAGTCACCAAAGATGACAACATTCAGGTGGGCCTAAAAGAAGATTCGAAGTCGCTTGACGAAGTTGTGGTTTTGGGGTACGGAACAAAAAAGAAAAGAGACTTGACCGGAGCTGTGGCGATTGTTTCCGCTAAAACTATCGAAGATTTAAAACCAATTAAAGTAGAACAGGCTTTGCAGGGAACGGTAGCGGGAGTTAATGTTACTTCGCAATCTGGTTCTCCAGGCGCCGGTTTAGATATCAGAATCAGAGGGGTTTCTTCCAATGGGAATAATGCACCTCTAGTTATTATTGACGGGTATGTAGGCGATTTGGGCATACTGAATCCTAATGATATTGAATCAATATCTATTCTTAAAGATGCTCAAGCAGCTATTTATGGAGCTTTGGGGGCTAATGGAATAATCAATGTGACTACTAAAAGCGGAAGAAAAAATTCTAAAGTAAAAGTTACATTTAACACTTATACAGGAACACAAGAGACTACTAAAAAACTTAATTTATTAAATGCTACAGAATATGCACTGCTGCTTAATGAAAGTTATGTTAATGGTGGTCAACCCTTACCTTATCCCAATGTTTCAGGACTAGGTTCCGGAACTAATTGGCAGAACGAAGTATTCAATAAAGCGCCAATCATTAGTAATGATTTTTCAATAAGCGGCGGTTCCGAAAAAATAACTTATGCCTTTAGTGGATCCGATTTAAAACAAGAAGGTATAATTGGCGGAGGGAAATCTGATTTTAAAAGAAGCACAGCTCGTTTGGCTTTAGGGGCTGATTTATCCAGTAAAATTAAAGTGCAATCCAATATTATTTACACTTATTTTGATAGAGATGCTTTAAATGAAAGTGGATTAGGTTCAGTTTTGTTCAATGCTATTAATGTACCATCCACATTATCGGTTTACAATGCAGACGGGGCTTACACTTTAGTGCCAAGTTCCACCGGTTATGGTATTGAAATCATCAATCCGTTGGCTCAAATTGAAAACACCTACAATGATTATAAATTCAGGAAATTAAATGGATCTTTTGCAATAGATTATGATGTTGTAAATCATTTTAAGCTAACCTCACGCATCGGGTTCAACAATGCTAATAGTAAGAGTAAAAGTTTTGCTAAAGAAGTAAATTACGGGGGAAAGGTTTTTGACGTTACCAGAAGCAGTGTTTCTCAAGGTGCAGTAAACGATAACGATTATACGTTTGATTTATACGGGGCCTACGAAAATATATTTGCCGAAAAGCATAAAGTAAAAGTAACTTTAGGAACTACTGTTTTCAGAGAATTTGGTTCGGGTCTTTTTGGAACCGGATATGATGTGCCTAATAATTCATGGGACTATGCTGATATTAGTTTAGCCACGGGTACCGGCGCTTCAGGCTCAAGAGATGTAAGTTCATATGCCTATGACGAAAGAAGATTATCCCATTTCGGCCGACTTGAGTACGACTATAAAGGAAAATATTTGTTCTCAGCTTTGATAAGGAGAGATGTTTCTACCAAATTTGGTCCGGACAATCGTGTTGCTTATTTCCCTTCTTTCACAGCCGGCTGGGTAATATCGGATGAATCCTTTTTCAAAAAATCTGACTATATCAATTTCTTAAAATTAAGAATGAGTTATGGTAAATTAGGAAACGACCGTATCGGCAATAATCGCTATGTGGGAAGCTTAAGTGGTGAGGCAACTTATGTTTTAAACGGCACTTTGGTGAATGGAGTTGCCGTTGGAGTCCTTCCAAATACCGCTATAAAATGGGAAGCCGATGAGAAATTTGATATTGGCTTAGATATGAAATTATGGAAAGAAAAAATTGATGTTACTCTTGATTATTTCAATGATACTCGAAATGATTTATTAATAGAAGGAACACCGGTATCCGGTATTTCAGGAGTATACGCACCAGGTTCGGGTGCACCTACTTACAATGCAGGTACTGTAAGAAATACAGGATTAGAGTTTTCTGTTAATTACAAGGATAATATTACCGATGATTTAAAATTTGGAATTGGATACAATATCACAACATTGAAAAATAAAGTGTTAGAAGTTAATAACGCTACCGGTTATCAAGAAGGAGGTGCTTTTGGAGTAGGGCAACCCGCTCCGGCCAGAATGGAAGTAGGTCATGCCATAGGCTATTTTTATGGCTTACAAGCAGCCGGTATTTTCCAAAATCAAGCCGAAATAGATGCGGCACCAAATCAAACTGCCTTAGGTTCGGCTACTTCACCAGGAGATATTCGTTTTAAAGATATTAATGGAGATGGAGTCATTACATTGGCTGACAGAACGGATTTAGGCAATCCAATTCCGGAAGTTACTATGGGGTTAAATATTAATTTCACCTACAAGAATTTTGATTTTATGGCTTACTCGTATGCTTCAATTGGTAATGAGATGGTGCGTAACTACGAAAGAACATTGGCCAATGTTAATCGATTGAATTATGTACTGGACCGCTGGACAGGAGAAGGAACCAGCAACAGTGTGCCTAGAGTTACGACTGCAGCTACTAACAATAATTTATTCTCCAGTTATTTTGTGGAAGATGCTTCTTTCTTAAGAATACAAAACGTGCAACTGGGGTATACTCTTCCTTCTAAGATTTCCGAAAAAATAGGGGTAAACAAAGTTAGACTATATACTTCGGTCAATAACCTATATACGTTCACCAAATACAGAGGTTTCGATCCGGCTGCTACCAATGGTTCAGCTATCGGAGGTGGAATTGATTATGGGTTTTATCCACAACCGAAAACGTTTATAGTGGGTCTTAATGTTAATTTTTAA
- a CDS encoding T9SS type A sorting domain-containing protein, whose protein sequence is MSVWNGYDIPLTDFTGLVTKNHIAQLIFSGNPAGAGTVFIDNVYFSNVALGVANFDTVDFKMYPNPTNDLLTLTSSSLLGDISIYNALGQVVLKQHAETNETIIDVSNFSSGLYVIATQVGKESIRKQFVKK, encoded by the coding sequence TTGAGTGTTTGGAATGGTTATGATATTCCTTTAACAGATTTTACCGGATTGGTGACCAAGAATCACATTGCGCAATTAATATTTTCAGGGAATCCTGCAGGAGCCGGAACTGTTTTTATTGATAATGTCTATTTTAGTAATGTAGCTTTGGGCGTAGCTAATTTTGATACTGTTGATTTTAAAATGTATCCTAACCCAACTAACGATTTACTTACCTTGACAAGTTCTTCTTTACTTGGTGATATTTCAATCTATAATGCTTTAGGACAAGTAGTGCTAAAACAACATGCAGAGACTAACGAAACTATTATTGACGTAAGTAACTTCTCAAGCGGTCTTTATGTTATAGCAACACAAGTTGGTAAAGAGTCCATTAGAAAACAATTTGTTAAAAAATAA
- a CDS encoding PKD domain-containing protein, translating into MKKIVVFISIGLLISILGCSEDNNDVNLDNIAAPTGISALMTIKQDNSGEVTFLPKGEGVTQYEIYYGDGTTEPGYVNPGNSISHTYPEGVYQVKIVGVTLNGKRTEVMQELTVSFLAPTDLEVSITTGTNLAANVSASANLETYFQVYFGDVANEIPVDFMEGEVISHTYATSGTYTITVVALSGGAATTVYTQSVTVTNLLPAPTPTTPSSNVISMFSDAYTNVAVDTWKTSWSQANLDDITISGNATKNIHH; encoded by the coding sequence ATGAAAAAAATAGTAGTATTTATAAGTATTGGTCTTTTGATTTCGATATTGGGATGTTCAGAAGACAATAATGATGTAAATCTTGATAACATAGCTGCTCCAACAGGAATTTCAGCATTAATGACTATCAAGCAGGATAATTCAGGGGAGGTGACTTTTTTGCCTAAAGGAGAAGGCGTTACACAATATGAAATTTATTATGGAGACGGAACAACAGAACCGGGCTACGTTAATCCGGGCAACTCGATAAGTCATACTTATCCTGAAGGAGTCTATCAAGTAAAAATTGTTGGAGTAACCTTAAACGGAAAACGAACTGAAGTTATGCAGGAATTGACGGTTTCTTTTTTAGCACCAACTGATTTAGAGGTTTCAATTACAACCGGAACTAATTTAGCGGCCAATGTTTCGGCTAGTGCTAATTTAGAAACGTATTTTCAAGTATATTTTGGTGATGTTGCTAATGAAATTCCGGTAGATTTTATGGAAGGTGAAGTAATATCACATACGTATGCTACTTCCGGAACTTATACAATAACAGTTGTTGCGCTGAGCGGAGGTGCTGCAACAACAGTCTATACTCAAAGTGTTACGGTAACCAACTTATTACCGGCGCCAACCCCAACCACTCCATCATCAAATGTGATTTCAATGTTTAGTGATGCTTATACTAATGTTGCAGTTGACACTTGGAAAACGTCGTGGTCACAAGCCAATTTGGATGATATAACCATTAGTGGTAACGCTACCAAAAATATTCATCACTAA
- a CDS encoding glycoside hydrolase family 16 protein → MKKIILNTISLLALVVMISCQEEDNSFGEIDTPTNLQVTADIIGKNTANPDGDGSGMVKFTAVADHAISYKYVFSDGTSANAPNGVFEKRFTQTGLNTYTITVIASGKGGITTSTILDVQVLSNFTDEEAVQFLTGGTTKKWYWAAAEPGHLGVGQNDADATKNYYANYYQAGPFEKAGSSDSSCLYENVMTFSLDGIQLKYELDNGGHTFFNTAFESVVGGNVGNDFCYSYDTSGIKTVTLSPSESVVAANNIPGQTRGTVMNFSDNGFMGYYIGQNSYEILSITENRMVVRAVMGGNPALAWYHIFTTSPPVQDPITDYTNLVWSDEFNTDGAPDASKWSYDIGAGGWGNGEAQYYTNSSDNAVVQGGNLKITAKAQLFSGSNYTSARLKSENKFEFTYGKIEFRAKLPTGGGTWPALWLLGENYATNAWPGCGEIDVMEHKGNVPNVIHATLHYPNNSGGNGVTNTTTISNASSQFHVYKAVWTPNSIKFYVDDNLYHSFANSNSVPFNHDFFLILNVAMGGSFGGTIDPAFTQSSMEVDYVRVYQ, encoded by the coding sequence ATGAAAAAAATAATTTTAAATACCATATCACTCTTAGCGCTTGTTGTAATGATAAGTTGTCAAGAAGAGGATAATTCTTTCGGAGAAATTGATACACCAACCAATCTTCAGGTTACGGCAGATATTATTGGGAAGAATACTGCAAATCCTGATGGTGATGGTTCAGGAATGGTCAAGTTTACGGCTGTTGCGGATCATGCCATTTCTTATAAATATGTTTTCAGTGATGGTACTTCGGCCAATGCACCCAATGGAGTTTTTGAAAAACGATTTACACAAACAGGATTAAACACTTATACAATTACTGTAATTGCTTCAGGTAAAGGTGGTATTACTACCAGTACAATATTAGATGTTCAGGTGTTGAGTAATTTTACTGATGAAGAGGCTGTTCAGTTTTTAACAGGTGGCACCACCAAAAAGTGGTATTGGGCCGCAGCAGAACCGGGTCATCTTGGAGTAGGTCAAAATGATGCCGATGCAACTAAAAACTATTATGCCAATTATTACCAAGCAGGACCATTTGAAAAAGCAGGGTCAAGTGATAGCAGCTGTCTTTATGAGAATGTGATGACTTTTTCTTTAGACGGAATACAATTAAAATACGAATTAGATAACGGAGGACACACCTTCTTTAATACTGCTTTTGAGAGTGTTGTCGGAGGAAATGTAGGTAATGATTTTTGTTATAGTTATGATACCAGTGGGATAAAAACAGTAACGCTGAGTCCCTCAGAATCTGTTGTGGCGGCCAACAATATTCCGGGACAAACCCGAGGAACAGTGATGAACTTCTCCGATAACGGTTTTATGGGGTATTATATTGGTCAAAATTCATATGAAATATTATCAATAACCGAAAACAGAATGGTAGTTAGAGCTGTAATGGGAGGTAATCCAGCCTTGGCTTGGTATCATATTTTTACAACTTCTCCTCCTGTTCAAGATCCAATTACTGATTACACCAACTTGGTTTGGTCTGACGAGTTTAATACCGATGGAGCACCGGATGCCAGCAAATGGAGTTATGATATTGGTGCCGGAGGATGGGGAAATGGAGAAGCTCAGTATTATACCAACAGTTCAGATAATGCAGTGGTTCAGGGAGGAAATTTAAAAATTACAGCCAAAGCTCAGCTTTTCAGTGGGTCCAATTACACTTCGGCCCGATTGAAATCTGAGAATAAATTTGAGTTTACTTATGGTAAAATCGAATTCAGAGCGAAATTACCAACCGGTGGAGGGACTTGGCCTGCCTTATGGTTGTTGGGTGAAAATTATGCCACAAATGCCTGGCCGGGTTGCGGTGAAATTGATGTTATGGAACACAAAGGGAATGTGCCAAACGTTATACATGCCACATTACATTATCCCAACAATTCAGGAGGAAACGGAGTTACAAATACCACTACAATATCCAATGCATCCTCACAATTTCATGTGTATAAAGCAGTATGGACACCAAATTCTATAAAGTTCTATGTTGACGATAATTTGTATCATTCTTTTGCCAATAGTAATTCAGTCCCTTTTAATCATGACTTCTTTTTGATATTGAATGTTGCTATGGGAGGGTCATTTGGAGGAACAATAGATCCTGCTTTCACACAATCAAGTATGGAAGTTGACTATGTGAGAGTATACCAATAA